A genomic segment from Methanolobus zinderi encodes:
- a CDS encoding polyphosphate kinase 2 family protein → MTTIPEEMEDRIKAVMDIMRVPPDEKIDLEKDYDPGFTGKWMKKKEAKETLVRGIRLLAEMQNKLYAQDQYALLIVLQALDAAGKDSTIKHVMSGINPQGVDVHSFKTPSGEELDHDYLWRNFKALPARGRIGIFNRSYYEEVLVVRVHPEFLASQKLPPILKDKHIWKRRFEEINNFEKYLVDNGIIVLKFFLYVSKEKQRERFLERALLPEKNWKFSTADMKERARWDEYIAAYEDMFNHTSTEWAPWYVVPADHKWFTRLAVAAVIYNTMDKLNLTYPVVSEQQKQALLAAKEELENESGDPDDKAVRKARAKTAASRKKK, encoded by the coding sequence ATGACAACCATACCTGAAGAAATGGAAGACAGAATAAAAGCAGTGATGGACATCATGAGGGTCCCGCCGGACGAAAAGATAGATCTGGAGAAGGACTACGATCCTGGCTTCACAGGTAAGTGGATGAAAAAGAAAGAGGCAAAGGAAACTCTTGTCAGGGGAATCCGGCTATTGGCAGAGATGCAGAACAAGCTCTATGCTCAGGACCAGTATGCCCTGCTCATAGTACTTCAGGCCCTTGATGCAGCCGGAAAGGACAGCACCATAAAACACGTAATGTCGGGAATCAATCCGCAAGGAGTCGATGTCCACAGTTTCAAAACTCCCTCCGGAGAAGAACTGGACCACGATTACTTGTGGCGCAACTTCAAAGCGCTTCCTGCCCGCGGCCGTATAGGTATCTTCAACCGTTCCTACTATGAGGAAGTACTTGTCGTGCGTGTGCATCCCGAATTCCTCGCAAGCCAGAAGCTACCTCCCATTCTGAAAGACAAACATATCTGGAAACGGCGTTTCGAGGAGATAAACAACTTTGAAAAATACCTTGTGGACAACGGCATTATAGTTCTCAAGTTCTTCCTGTACGTTTCCAAAGAGAAGCAGAGAGAGCGTTTTCTGGAAAGGGCACTGCTGCCGGAAAAGAACTGGAAGTTTTCTACGGCGGATATGAAAGAAAGAGCAAGATGGGACGAATATATCGCCGCCTACGAAGACATGTTCAATCATACAAGTACCGAGTGGGCACCCTGGTATGTAGTGCCTGCCGATCACAAGTGGTTCACGCGACTGGCGGTAGCCGCGGTGATATACAACACAATGGATAAACTCAACCTGACGTATCCTGTTGTCAGCGAGCAGCAGAAGCAAGCTTTGCTTGCAGCTAAAGAAGAACTTGAGAATGAAAGCGGAGATCCGGATGATAAAGCTGTCCGGAAGGCCAGAGCAAAGACTGCTGCTTCCAGGAAGAAGAAATAG
- the cas4 gene encoding CRISPR-associated protein Cas4 produces the protein MKITGVKINYYHICHTKLWLFSHNIALEHEHENVNIGKLLHEERYSKKKKDITIDNTISIDFVKQRNGVMELHEIKKTKKMEDAHLRQMLYYLYYLKKRGVEGKGVMNYPLLNQIREVELTPDGEKSIEEDIRGIEEIVTGRMPHPKRMRICPKCAYFEFCFCGEGNED, from the coding sequence ATGAAAATAACCGGTGTCAAAATCAACTACTACCATATCTGCCACACCAAACTATGGCTCTTCTCCCACAACATCGCACTTGAGCATGAGCACGAGAACGTCAATATCGGCAAACTGTTGCATGAAGAGCGTTACAGCAAGAAAAAAAAGGACATCACCATCGACAACACCATCAGCATCGACTTTGTGAAGCAACGTAATGGTGTCATGGAGCTGCACGAGATCAAGAAGACAAAAAAGATGGAGGATGCTCACCTGCGTCAGATGCTGTATTATCTTTATTATCTCAAAAAAAGAGGTGTTGAAGGAAAAGGTGTCATGAACTATCCCCTGCTGAACCAGATAAGAGAAGTGGAACTGACACCAGATGGGGAAAAGAGTATTGAGGAGGACATAAGGGGCATTGAAGAGATCGTTACTGGCAGAATGCCGCATCCTAAACGCATGCGTATATGTCCTAAGTGTGCTTATTTCGAGTTCTGCTTTTGCGGAGAAGGGAATGAGGATTGA
- the cas1b gene encoding type I-B CRISPR-associated endonuclease Cas1b yields MRTDYYILQDGILKRKQNTVYFENKEGKRALPVNKIYSVYAYGKLSFSSGVVSYLSKNGIPIHFFNYYGFYEGSMYPRETLISGDLVIQQASHYLDEEKRKSLGRKFIEGACSNILKNLRYYSRNRDDIQESMDAYIDSIEAEILCLPESSSSIPQMMNVEGRIRNIYYSALDEIFPEEYRIVTRTRRPPGNKMNTLISFGNSLMYTTVLSEIYNTQLNPTISYLHEPFERRFSLALDVSEIFKPIIIDRVILKLVNKNMLDDNCFRGEIGDMLLSEKGKKIFLQGYNDKLGTTIKHKGLKRNVSYKRLIRLELYKLSKHVLGDEEYKPLVMWW; encoded by the coding sequence ATGAGAACAGACTACTATATCCTTCAGGACGGGATCTTAAAGCGAAAGCAAAACACAGTCTATTTTGAAAACAAAGAAGGTAAACGCGCTTTACCTGTAAACAAGATTTATTCTGTTTACGCATACGGAAAACTATCATTCTCATCAGGTGTCGTGTCATACCTTTCAAAGAACGGGATCCCGATACACTTCTTCAACTACTACGGTTTCTATGAAGGCAGCATGTACCCACGGGAGACATTGATCAGCGGTGATCTTGTGATACAGCAGGCATCTCATTATCTTGATGAAGAGAAGCGCAAGTCACTCGGCAGAAAATTCATTGAAGGGGCTTGCAGTAATATTCTCAAGAACCTGAGATATTATTCGAGAAACAGAGACGATATTCAGGAAAGCATGGACGCATACATAGATTCAATCGAAGCGGAGATACTCTGCCTTCCGGAATCATCCTCTTCAATACCACAGATGATGAACGTGGAAGGGCGGATACGCAATATCTACTACAGTGCCCTTGATGAGATATTTCCGGAGGAATATCGGATAGTTACACGTACACGCCGCCCACCGGGAAATAAAATGAATACACTCATCAGTTTCGGCAATTCATTGATGTATACTACAGTGCTTTCAGAGATCTATAATACCCAGCTAAATCCTACCATCTCCTATCTTCACGAACCTTTTGAACGTCGTTTTTCACTTGCTCTTGATGTCAGTGAAATATTCAAACCGATTATCATTGACAGGGTCATATTGAAACTCGTAAACAAGAATATGCTGGATGATAACTGCTTCAGGGGTGAGATCGGAGATATGTTGCTGAGTGAGAAAGGCAAGAAGATATTCTTGCAGGGGTATAACGATAAGTTAGGTACGACTATCAAACACAAAGGTTTGAAGCGCAATGTATCATATAAGCGTCTCATCCGGCTGGAGCTTTACAAATTATCAAAGCACGTTCTTGGCGATGAAGAATATAAGCCTCTTGTAATGTGGTGGTAA
- a CDS encoding right-handed parallel beta-helix repeat-containing protein: MVQKRKTTGLLMVCLFLGLSLGTAIASAADTTTDEETNYTVSISKDATTTLVHTSEGELIFEGNNDVEAIKAAVNAVDEGTILFNPGTYMVSSVIGLKSNITLEGNDAVLKGYSIFNIQNANNVTIRGFEFSNPDQSYLSVAGGIGLIEFENSNNCLVEDNTFTNFRSYGVYLDVNSPSQWNEEITIKDNDFTYFGYAGVMIGKQASNIYVDNNLFKDINTKKINVNSYGVAVAKGSSAYKYSENIYIRKNTIENNPVWEGIDSHGSKNIYIEDNNITDVKIPIAVSHSTSDGSYPETLHGVKITGNYIQGYTNGQKQDSGIYVIGGHGGTVLAPIQRVIVSDNTIRDVNNWLIADDGAIVLQSVEKAIVENNDISGVGGTGINLENTDNVIVRSNSIANVKPISGATQGLEIISSGSNLIFENNNFDGTVQIPGV; the protein is encoded by the coding sequence ATGGTTCAAAAAAGAAAAACTACAGGCCTTTTAATGGTATGCCTGTTCCTTGGTTTAAGCCTCGGGACGGCAATTGCTTCAGCGGCCGACACCACCACCGATGAAGAAACTAACTACACAGTAAGCATTTCCAAAGACGCCACCACGACACTCGTTCACACAAGTGAAGGAGAGCTCATTTTCGAAGGAAATAATGACGTAGAAGCCATAAAGGCTGCAGTGAATGCTGTTGATGAAGGTACCATCCTCTTCAATCCGGGAACATATATGGTCAGTTCGGTGATCGGACTTAAATCCAATATAACCCTGGAAGGAAACGATGCGGTACTCAAAGGATACAGCATCTTCAATATACAAAATGCTAACAATGTTACAATAAGAGGGTTCGAATTCAGCAACCCTGACCAGTCATACCTGTCTGTTGCAGGCGGAATCGGGCTCATTGAATTTGAGAACAGTAACAACTGTCTTGTCGAAGACAATACGTTCACAAACTTCAGAAGCTACGGAGTATACCTTGATGTCAACTCACCGTCCCAGTGGAACGAAGAGATAACCATAAAGGACAACGACTTCACTTACTTCGGCTATGCCGGTGTTATGATAGGCAAGCAGGCAAGCAACATCTACGTTGATAACAACCTCTTCAAGGATATCAACACCAAGAAGATCAACGTGAACTCATATGGTGTTGCAGTTGCCAAGGGAAGTAGCGCATACAAATATTCCGAGAATATCTACATCAGGAAGAATACCATCGAGAACAACCCCGTATGGGAAGGCATCGACAGTCACGGATCCAAGAATATCTACATCGAAGACAACAATATAACCGATGTAAAGATACCAATTGCAGTATCCCACAGTACCAGTGACGGAAGCTACCCTGAAACCCTGCACGGTGTGAAGATCACAGGCAACTATATCCAGGGCTACACCAACGGTCAGAAGCAGGACTCCGGTATCTATGTCATAGGCGGACACGGAGGAACTGTCCTTGCACCTATACAAAGAGTGATCGTCTCTGACAACACCATCCGTGATGTCAACAACTGGCTTATTGCAGATGATGGTGCAATCGTTCTTCAGAGCGTGGAAAAGGCTATCGTTGAGAACAACGACATATCAGGAGTCGGTGGAACAGGAATCAACCTCGAGAACACCGACAACGTGATCGTAAGAAGCAACAGCATAGCCAACGTGAAGCCAATATCAGGTGCAACCCAGGGACTGGAAATCATATCCAGTGGTAGCAACCTCATATTTGAGAACAACAACTTCGACGGTACAGTACAGATTCCAGGCGTCTGA
- a CDS encoding nucleotidyltransferase family protein, whose translation MNSSLKHNATERYIQQLHNLLPELEDRFKVSSLAIFGSYGRREQTDSSDLDILVEFSEAPGLLEFVELENYLSDTLGVKVDLVLKSALKPNIGENILNEAVSV comes from the coding sequence ATGAACTCATCACTCAAACATAACGCGACTGAGAGATACATTCAACAACTCCATAACCTGCTACCCGAGTTGGAAGACAGATTCAAGGTCAGCTCTCTTGCCATATTCGGCTCTTATGGAAGGAGAGAACAAACAGATTCAAGTGATCTTGACATTTTGGTAGAGTTCAGTGAAGCTCCTGGCCTCCTTGAATTCGTCGAACTTGAAAATTACCTTTCTGACACCTTAGGAGTAAAAGTGGATCTGGTGCTTAAAAGTGCCTTGAAACCAAATATTGGAGAGAACATACTGAACGAGGCAGTATCGGTATGA
- a CDS encoding YwbE family protein — translation MNPGKTRENIKIGLNVGIVLKQDQKSGKITRGVVKRILTKSPSHPHGIKVQLEDGCVGRVKEIHSNK, via the coding sequence ATGAATCCAGGCAAAACCAGAGAAAATATCAAGATAGGATTAAACGTAGGCATCGTCCTAAAACAGGACCAGAAAAGCGGGAAAATAACCCGGGGTGTTGTCAAAAGGATACTGACAAAATCCCCATCCCACCCACATGGCATAAAAGTGCAACTGGAAGATGGCTGTGTCGGAAGAGTAAAGGAAATTCACTCAAATAAATGA
- a CDS encoding cation-translocating P-type ATPase, whose product MSSRSDHTDLSGSARKESEIKWYTLDTEEVAKRLQVDPSRGLSEAEAKERLKLYGQNHLEDKKKEPGWRAFLRQYKDLMQIVLLSAAIVNQIFTGDLKTTLALVGLTVFNAMLSLRGEAKATASLAALAGTMKVNARLRRGGEVQEVDISQVVPGDIVLMEAGDVVPADGRLFLTATLEVEEAALTGESVASPKNSDSIDTDGVSLGDRHNMAYMNTSVTRGRGEMIVTTTGMGTQMGHIADLLNKTKADKTPLQKQLDRLTMIIAGLAGIAFILMVILGLNNGQPIDTIFISGVALAIAAIPTGLPAVVTTMYSTGTRALAAQNAIVKRLPSVETLGSVSAICTDKTGTLTLNKMTAREFSVPGKNHYKVTGEGYSIQGQLLNDGGIKVDLDDVLLPMALCADARLDGEELIGDPTEGALIVLAAKGGIDLEGVRQRYPRVAEVPFDAEYKFMATFHNMTNAQGEPVVRCCVKGAPDVLIARAGSFWMPGGDVEPINEEGKAVALKENKRMAESGERVMVIARRDFDPETFNPKGNLLDLITDLTLLAMVGIVDPPRAEAKDAIAKCHNAGIQVRMITGDHAVTAAAIGDELGIKGNALTGAQFAAIPDEKLKSQLDQIGVVARVTPEDKIRLVTLLQQNENIVSMTGDGVNDAPALKKADIGVAMGITGTEVSKDAAVMILTDDNFATIVKAVEYGRQIYNNLFNFVRFQMGQLVAYITCYLLAAFFFVLNGTPFSALVVLFLNFLISVPVAIALGLDERATGLMEKKPRPLKQPLLSTSQWIRITFLGILMAVATVYLEAIYETSSTATAASVGFVAFSLLSISRGLSSRSETETAFNRDIIHDRTQVQLYGAALLITILATELDFLQRILGLVPLREGQWLICISVAIGLLLVDEVIKIFMRSRRSHETAAPVTS is encoded by the coding sequence ATGTCATCCAGATCAGATCATACTGACCTTTCGGGTTCTGCCCGGAAAGAATCGGAAATCAAATGGTATACGCTTGATACAGAAGAAGTTGCCAAACGGCTCCAGGTCGATCCTTCAAGGGGTCTGAGTGAAGCAGAAGCTAAGGAACGTTTGAAACTGTATGGCCAAAACCATCTGGAGGATAAGAAAAAAGAGCCGGGTTGGCGTGCATTCCTGCGGCAGTATAAGGACCTCATGCAAATAGTCCTGCTTTCGGCGGCTATTGTCAACCAGATATTCACCGGCGACCTGAAAACCACGCTGGCACTTGTCGGTCTGACTGTTTTTAATGCTATGTTAAGCCTGCGCGGGGAAGCAAAGGCCACGGCCAGCCTGGCTGCTCTGGCCGGAACGATGAAGGTCAATGCCCGCTTGCGCCGTGGTGGTGAAGTGCAGGAGGTTGATATCTCACAGGTGGTGCCAGGAGATATTGTACTTATGGAGGCAGGAGATGTTGTTCCTGCTGATGGAAGGCTGTTCCTGACAGCCACGCTGGAGGTAGAGGAAGCTGCCCTCACAGGAGAGAGTGTTGCCTCGCCGAAGAATAGCGATTCTATCGATACGGACGGGGTGTCACTTGGTGACCGGCACAACATGGCCTATATGAACACATCAGTCACCCGAGGCCGGGGCGAGATGATTGTCACTACTACCGGCATGGGTACCCAGATGGGTCATATTGCGGACCTGCTAAACAAGACAAAGGCAGATAAGACTCCTCTACAAAAACAGCTTGACAGGCTCACGATGATCATTGCAGGACTGGCGGGTATTGCATTTATTCTTATGGTCATTTTGGGACTGAACAACGGTCAACCTATTGATACTATATTTATCTCCGGCGTGGCACTTGCTATCGCTGCAATCCCTACCGGTCTTCCTGCAGTGGTTACCACCATGTATTCCACGGGCACACGGGCGCTGGCAGCCCAAAACGCTATCGTTAAGCGGTTGCCATCGGTGGAGACCCTTGGTTCCGTTTCAGCCATCTGCACTGACAAGACCGGTACACTGACACTCAACAAAATGACTGCACGCGAATTCTCAGTGCCGGGCAAGAATCACTATAAGGTTACAGGAGAAGGATACAGCATACAGGGACAACTCCTCAACGATGGTGGTATTAAGGTCGATCTCGATGATGTCCTGTTGCCCATGGCCCTGTGCGCAGATGCCCGGCTGGATGGTGAAGAACTTATCGGCGATCCTACAGAAGGCGCACTGATAGTGCTGGCAGCCAAGGGAGGCATTGATCTTGAGGGAGTCAGGCAACGCTATCCACGTGTTGCAGAGGTTCCTTTCGATGCAGAATACAAGTTCATGGCAACCTTCCACAACATGACAAACGCCCAAGGGGAGCCTGTTGTACGCTGCTGTGTAAAGGGTGCGCCGGACGTGTTGATCGCACGTGCAGGTTCCTTCTGGATGCCGGGAGGAGACGTGGAGCCGATCAATGAAGAGGGGAAGGCTGTAGCACTTAAAGAGAACAAACGTATGGCTGAATCAGGTGAACGTGTAATGGTTATTGCACGTCGTGACTTCGATCCGGAGACCTTTAATCCCAAAGGAAATCTCCTTGACCTTATAACTGACCTGACACTTCTTGCAATGGTCGGTATTGTCGATCCGCCACGTGCCGAGGCAAAAGATGCCATCGCCAAATGCCATAACGCCGGCATACAGGTGCGCATGATCACCGGTGATCATGCAGTGACGGCTGCCGCCATTGGTGATGAACTGGGTATTAAAGGCAATGCACTCACAGGAGCCCAATTTGCTGCTATTCCTGATGAGAAGTTGAAGTCACAACTTGACCAGATCGGTGTGGTTGCACGGGTGACACCAGAGGACAAGATAAGACTGGTGACTCTGCTCCAGCAGAATGAGAACATAGTGTCAATGACAGGCGACGGGGTCAATGACGCACCGGCACTCAAGAAGGCCGACATAGGAGTAGCCATGGGCATCACAGGTACCGAGGTCTCCAAAGATGCGGCTGTTATGATCCTTACCGACGATAACTTTGCCACCATTGTCAAGGCAGTGGAATATGGGCGTCAGATCTATAACAACCTGTTCAACTTCGTTCGCTTCCAGATGGGACAACTGGTAGCCTACATTACCTGCTACCTGCTGGCTGCGTTCTTTTTCGTACTCAATGGAACTCCATTTTCAGCACTTGTAGTCCTGTTCCTGAACTTCCTGATATCTGTCCCGGTGGCTATAGCACTTGGATTAGATGAACGGGCCACAGGCCTGATGGAAAAGAAACCCAGACCGTTGAAACAACCTCTCTTGTCAACTTCGCAGTGGATACGCATCACCTTCCTGGGAATCCTGATGGCAGTGGCCACTGTATATCTGGAAGCAATCTACGAGACAAGCAGCACAGCTACTGCAGCAAGCGTGGGCTTTGTGGCTTTTTCCCTTCTCAGCATATCCAGAGGGCTCAGTTCCCGCAGCGAGACAGAAACCGCATTCAATCGGGATATTATTCATGACAGGACCCAGGTACAGCTATATGGAGCGGCTTTGTTGATTACCATCCTGGCAACAGAACTTGACTTCCTGCAGCGCATTCTGGGACTGGTTCCATTGAGAGAGGGACAGTGGCTGATCTGCATTTCTGTAGCTATCGGTTTGTTGCTCGTTGATGAGGTGATCAAAATATTCATGCGCAGCCGACGCAGCCATGAAACAGCAGCCCCTGTCACTTCATAA
- the cas3 gene encoding CRISPR-associated helicase Cas3', which produces MCSDTFKVLFDTIDKSLFPSNTYFSAHKKDNNLELLEDHSRLCGEYFLYIVDKLGLEPIFDNFIDELFGEKNRVSVKQILLYMVYYHDIGKLNPNFQQIKVHNKKKSANSKHSFFSDRILSSYLLDKYPDFEGPIYLAATIVSKHHTRLSDFSTNCDESLDERKIIEEIIHEVGIKEIPISEQSKDDFFWKEYDWQKMFLFVKLSYSLLVLSDSYSTLHYSKSLDSMYELNVIDREIHEKMAKSYSMIPYNRNIDAMSSVNLESCYDINEIRKEILAECSTNMEHLLQQDHKIFMLTVPTGGGKTNISMNLALKILENDDTIKRIFYVFPFINIIEQNYSVIESSLFHESLFPDRLGTVSDIYSRSYIDKFNENEDTKVSYFKKIKIIQDDNFLNNCVNVVTNVNFFNCFIKTHGNNRYKIASLCNSVVIIDEIQTLSDRNIRTFYNFIKETSKSLNIYYIIMSATLPDINYFIDDSNAAQLIDNAQKYYNHPVFKRNKVIFRKDVNDIDGIKDILINEIENNYVTGSVKILITLNLVATSAKVYEELKFDEYFDDFSFYLLNSTTSNLRRKKMIEEIKDKDNDERIIIVSTQSIEAGVDIDCDFGIRDYSILDSIEQVSGRINRECSGDKSKKSKLFIIKYKENRIADSKRIYGNQKRYTILLDKSSINEEEIIAFKQFNNYYSTLSDEVKKIANDSFSSVNRKIAELHYQSLSNEIDIIDTKLEKIDIFICDSILLDGLSKYDIGKIKSLLSDPDILKFTANRRIISDGMLITKNIYMVWKDIITTTNKFENIYIIRKITSLLNQFIISINNIKNYNTNLRDYLEKEGFIEVDDKFDLIISTHKFSKFYSFEDGLNVLEIKELMDNQSCGVII; this is translated from the coding sequence ATGTGTTCTGATACTTTCAAAGTACTTTTTGATACAATTGACAAAAGCCTTTTTCCATCAAATACTTATTTTTCTGCACATAAAAAAGACAATAATCTTGAATTATTAGAAGACCATTCCCGGTTATGTGGAGAATATTTTCTGTATATAGTTGATAAATTAGGGCTTGAACCAATTTTTGACAATTTTATAGATGAATTATTCGGCGAAAAAAATAGAGTATCAGTAAAGCAGATTTTGCTTTATATGGTCTATTATCATGATATTGGAAAACTAAACCCTAATTTTCAACAGATCAAAGTACATAATAAGAAAAAGTCAGCTAACAGCAAACATAGTTTTTTTTCAGACAGAATATTGAGTTCATATCTTTTGGATAAATATCCGGATTTTGAGGGGCCAATTTATTTAGCTGCCACTATTGTTTCAAAGCATCATACAAGACTCAGTGATTTTTCTACAAATTGTGATGAGAGCTTAGATGAGAGAAAAATCATAGAGGAAATAATTCATGAAGTAGGAATTAAAGAAATTCCAATTTCTGAACAATCAAAAGATGATTTTTTCTGGAAAGAATATGATTGGCAAAAAATGTTTCTTTTTGTGAAACTATCTTATTCTCTACTTGTACTTAGCGATTCCTATTCTACCTTGCATTATTCTAAATCACTGGATTCTATGTATGAATTGAACGTAATAGATCGTGAGATTCATGAAAAAATGGCGAAATCATATTCGATGATTCCATATAATAGAAATATAGATGCCATGTCCTCTGTCAACCTTGAATCTTGTTATGACATAAATGAAATAAGAAAGGAAATACTTGCTGAATGTAGCACCAATATGGAGCATTTGTTGCAGCAAGATCATAAAATATTCATGCTGACAGTGCCAACAGGTGGCGGGAAAACAAACATTTCGATGAATCTAGCTTTAAAGATACTTGAAAATGATGATACTATTAAACGAATTTTTTATGTATTTCCGTTTATCAATATAATTGAGCAAAATTATAGTGTTATAGAAAGTTCTTTGTTTCACGAATCACTCTTTCCAGACAGATTAGGTACAGTTTCTGATATTTATTCACGGTCTTATATCGATAAGTTCAACGAGAATGAAGACACTAAAGTATCCTATTTTAAGAAAATTAAAATAATTCAGGATGATAATTTCTTAAATAATTGCGTAAATGTAGTCACCAACGTCAATTTTTTCAATTGTTTCATTAAAACGCATGGCAACAATCGTTACAAAATTGCCAGTTTGTGTAACAGTGTTGTAATAATCGATGAAATTCAGACATTAAGTGATAGGAATATACGTACTTTTTACAATTTTATAAAAGAAACAAGCAAATCGTTGAATATTTATTATATTATTATGAGTGCAACTCTTCCTGATATCAATTACTTTATAGATGATTCTAATGCTGCACAACTGATAGATAATGCACAGAAATATTATAATCATCCGGTTTTTAAAAGAAATAAAGTAATCTTTAGAAAAGATGTGAATGATATTGATGGTATCAAAGATATACTAATTAACGAAATTGAAAATAATTACGTAACAGGGTCCGTAAAAATTCTCATTACTCTAAATCTGGTTGCAACTTCAGCAAAAGTATATGAAGAACTTAAGTTTGATGAATATTTTGATGACTTCTCGTTTTATCTTTTGAACAGTACCACTTCCAATCTTCGACGCAAAAAGATGATCGAAGAAATAAAAGATAAAGATAATGATGAGAGAATCATAATTGTTTCCACACAATCAATTGAAGCTGGTGTGGATATAGATTGTGATTTTGGAATAAGAGATTATTCTATTTTGGATAGTATAGAACAGGTATCAGGTAGAATTAACAGAGAATGTAGTGGTGATAAATCTAAAAAATCCAAGCTTTTCATTATTAAGTACAAAGAAAATCGTATTGCAGATTCAAAAAGAATATACGGCAATCAAAAACGATATACTATTTTGCTAGACAAGTCATCAATAAATGAAGAAGAAATAATAGCATTTAAGCAGTTCAACAATTATTATTCCACTCTTTCAGACGAGGTCAAAAAAATAGCCAATGATAGTTTTTCTTCAGTGAATAGAAAGATTGCTGAACTTCATTACCAGTCTTTAAGCAATGAAATCGATATCATTGATACTAAACTTGAAAAAATTGATATATTTATTTGTGATTCTATTTTACTTGACGGCTTGTCCAAGTATGATATTGGCAAAATAAAATCTTTACTATCTGATCCAGATATTCTAAAATTTACAGCAAACCGAAGAATCATTTCTGATGGAATGCTAATCACAAAAAATATATACATGGTCTGGAAAGACATAATTACAACTACTAATAAGTTTGAAAATATCTATATTATACGGAAAATTACAAGCCTACTCAATCAATTTATTATATCCATAAATAATATTAAAAATTATAATACGAATTTACGTGATTATCTGGAAAAAGAAGGATTTATTGAAGTAGACGATAAGTTCGATCTCATTATATCAACCCACAAATTTTCAAAATTCTATTCTTTTGAGGATGGATTAAATGTACTTGAAATTAAAGAATTAATGGATAATCAATCATGCGGAGTAATTATCTAA
- the cas2 gene encoding CRISPR-associated endonuclease Cas2, protein MYVIIVYDAGIERLNKIRIFLKQYLNWVQNSVFEGELTKAEYMKVRSRLKELIDDDLDCIFIYHVRDKKYLGIEELGTRKAEIDSII, encoded by the coding sequence ATGTACGTGATTATTGTCTATGATGCGGGAATAGAAAGGTTAAACAAAATCCGTATTTTCCTGAAGCAATATCTTAACTGGGTGCAAAACAGCGTTTTTGAAGGCGAACTTACTAAAGCAGAGTATATGAAAGTGCGTTCCAGACTGAAGGAACTGATAGACGATGATCTGGACTGCATATTTATTTATCACGTAAGGGACAAAAAGTATCTTGGCATTGAAGAATTGGGTACCAGAAAAGCTGAAATTGATTCAATTATCTGA
- the cas5 gene encoding CRISPR-associated protein Cas5 yields MNTTLESFSSTNAKGPENSNKLLTFRLHGTFAHFNQPISNRFRNTYSIIPKPQLLGIIGSLIGLNGYKNSSTYPEFYSRLSDLKVFIKPNSSANKKFVVTYNSLNSFLNNRVDSGSPNVMINEQIIQDPDYEIGLILNENDPLHAQIIEHIIQNKSVFPIYLGKNEFFANIEYISLNDYEINSEKRVVCSSIFPFDELSKETTRYLKMELLPIDFDEMFKYVYCLMAIPQSETKVELKNPDNCIVSEGSVYYVF; encoded by the coding sequence AATGCGAAAGGTCCTGAGAATTCAAATAAACTACTTACCTTTAGACTGCATGGGACGTTTGCTCATTTCAATCAACCAATTAGCAATCGCTTTAGAAATACGTATTCTATTATTCCAAAGCCACAATTATTAGGAATTATTGGTTCACTTATAGGTCTTAATGGATATAAAAATTCTAGCACTTATCCTGAATTCTATTCAAGATTATCTGACTTAAAAGTGTTCATCAAACCTAATAGCTCAGCTAATAAAAAATTTGTAGTTACATATAATAGTCTCAATAGCTTTCTAAATAATAGAGTTGATTCGGGTTCTCCTAATGTGATGATTAATGAGCAAATAATTCAAGATCCAGATTATGAAATAGGATTAATATTAAATGAAAATGATCCGCTTCATGCCCAGATCATTGAACATATAATTCAAAATAAAAGTGTATTTCCAATATATTTAGGTAAAAATGAATTCTTTGCTAATATAGAGTATATTTCATTAAACGATTATGAAATAAACTCTGAAAAAAGGGTTGTTTGCTCTAGCATATTTCCTTTTGATGAATTATCAAAAGAAACAACTCGTTATTTAAAAATGGAATTACTCCCCATAGATTTTGATGAAATGTTCAAGTATGTCTATTGTTTAATGGCAATTCCGCAAAGTGAAACAAAGGTCGAATTAAAAAATCCAGATAATTGTATTGTATCAGAAGGAAGTGTATATTATGTGTTCTGA